One Mailhella massiliensis DNA segment encodes these proteins:
- the aroA gene encoding 3-phosphoshikimate 1-carboxyvinyltransferase: MITLKAPASKSVSHRMLIAASLAQGRSLVHHALSSADLERTREILHAAGAVLEDLGGGSWNVQGMEHGPAGGSSASVSCYVGESGTTCRLLTAVLAAGRGKFRIHGVERMHERPIGALADALSALGAHIEFERKEGYPPLLLSTEGLCGGDVSMSVDESSQFLSGLLLAAPFCRETLRVSLSGSKVVSWPYVGLTLQVLEDFGISFMVEEKEGEDWHETPWKSVKHARPGKLRISVRPGAYQSGEYRVEGDWSGASYLLAAGAVGRESVLVTNLRPDSLQGDRVILDILRAMGADITVRDDGILVSPAPLHGITVDMGDCPDLVPTVAMVAAFASGKTRMENIAHLRIKECDRISACASELARAKVRCEEEEGALTVHGLGPDVPSIPEGTVFCTYNDHRIAMACSLLGLGRGQRVAVDDPAVVRKSFPEFWNVWSALS, encoded by the coding sequence ATGATCACGCTCAAGGCCCCGGCCTCCAAGTCCGTTTCCCACCGCATGCTCATCGCCGCCTCTCTGGCGCAGGGCCGCTCCCTGGTGCATCACGCCCTTTCCAGCGCCGACCTTGAGCGCACCCGCGAAATACTCCATGCCGCAGGAGCTGTGCTGGAAGATCTGGGCGGCGGAAGCTGGAACGTGCAGGGCATGGAACACGGCCCTGCGGGCGGAAGCTCCGCTTCCGTAAGCTGCTATGTGGGGGAATCGGGCACCACCTGCCGCCTGCTCACCGCCGTTCTGGCCGCAGGGCGCGGAAAATTCCGCATTCACGGCGTGGAAAGAATGCATGAGCGGCCCATCGGCGCACTGGCAGACGCTCTTTCCGCCCTCGGCGCACATATCGAATTTGAACGGAAGGAAGGGTATCCCCCGCTTCTTCTCTCCACCGAAGGGCTTTGCGGGGGAGATGTGAGCATGAGCGTCGACGAATCCAGCCAGTTCCTTTCCGGGCTGCTGCTCGCCGCTCCCTTCTGCCGCGAAACGCTCCGTGTGTCGCTCAGCGGTTCCAAGGTGGTATCCTGGCCCTATGTGGGGCTGACGCTGCAGGTGCTGGAGGACTTCGGCATTTCCTTCATGGTGGAGGAAAAAGAGGGGGAAGACTGGCATGAGACGCCGTGGAAGAGCGTGAAACATGCCCGGCCCGGGAAGCTCCGCATCAGCGTGCGCCCCGGCGCGTACCAAAGCGGCGAATACCGCGTGGAAGGTGACTGGTCCGGCGCATCCTACCTGCTCGCAGCCGGAGCCGTGGGCAGAGAAAGCGTGCTCGTCACCAATCTCCGCCCCGATTCCCTGCAGGGCGACCGCGTCATTCTGGATATTCTGCGCGCCATGGGCGCGGATATCACCGTACGGGACGACGGCATTCTGGTCAGCCCCGCGCCCCTGCACGGCATCACCGTGGACATGGGCGACTGCCCCGACCTCGTGCCCACCGTGGCCATGGTCGCGGCCTTCGCCTCGGGAAAAACGCGCATGGAAAACATCGCCCACCTCAGAATCAAGGAATGCGACCGCATTTCCGCCTGCGCCTCGGAGCTGGCCCGCGCGAAGGTGCGCTGCGAGGAAGAGGAAGGCGCGCTCACCGTGCACGGCCTCGGGCCGGATGTGCCCTCCATCCCGGAAGGCACGGTATTCTGCACCTACAACGACCACCGCATCGCCATGGCCTGTTCCCTGCTCGGACTCGGCCGGGGGCAGCGCGTGGCGGTGGACGACCCCGCCGTGGTCCGCAAATCCTTCCCCGAATTCTGGAACGTGTGGAGCGCCCTTTCATGA
- a CDS encoding 2-amino-3,7-dideoxy-D-threo-hept-6-ulosonate synthase codes for MEVGALRRFNHIINPKTGRAIIVPMDHGVSDGAPRGLRDMAKAVQDMDEGMADAVLLHKGLIHKAKYESHMRLGFIMHISASTSLSRRPNRKMLVGDVEEAVRLGADAVSIHINLGDDDESMMMSDAGRVAKECSLWGMPLLMMVYARGHDVDSYDPRNIAHCARVGAELGADIVKVPYTGDPESFADVVEDCGVPVLIAGGPKLDSTRKLLEMVHGSLQAGGSGLSVGRNVFEHPRRVELLHGLRAMVHEGASVEEALEIMGEK; via the coding sequence ATGGAAGTCGGCGCTCTCAGACGTTTCAACCACATCATCAATCCCAAAACCGGCCGCGCCATCATCGTTCCCATGGATCACGGCGTGTCCGACGGTGCGCCCCGCGGCCTGCGCGACATGGCGAAGGCCGTGCAGGACATGGATGAAGGCATGGCCGACGCGGTGCTGCTGCACAAGGGGCTCATCCACAAGGCGAAATACGAATCGCACATGCGCCTCGGCTTCATCATGCATATTTCCGCCTCCACCAGTCTTTCGCGCAGGCCCAACAGGAAAATGCTCGTGGGCGACGTGGAAGAAGCCGTGCGCCTCGGGGCCGACGCCGTTTCCATTCACATCAATCTCGGCGACGACGACGAGAGCATGATGATGTCGGACGCGGGCAGGGTGGCCAAGGAATGCAGCCTGTGGGGCATGCCTCTGCTCATGATGGTGTACGCTCGCGGCCACGACGTGGACAGCTACGATCCGCGCAACATCGCCCACTGCGCCCGCGTAGGCGCGGAACTCGGGGCCGACATCGTGAAGGTGCCCTACACGGGCGATCCGGAAAGCTTTGCCGACGTGGTGGAAGACTGCGGCGTGCCCGTGCTCATTGCGGGTGGGCCGAAGCTCGATTCCACGCGCAAGCTCCTGGAAATGGTGCACGGTTCCCTTCAGGCGGGCGGCTCCGGCCTTTCCGTGGGCCGCAACGTGTTCGAACACCCCCGCCGCGTGGAACTGCTGCACGGGCTGCGCGCCATGGTGCACGAAGGAGCCTCCGTGGAAGAGGCTCTCGAGATCATGGGCGAGAAATAA
- a CDS encoding anthranilate synthase component I family protein, which produces MKANTFPLRVRQSVRRLPADMDTPISLFLGMAGKGHGILLESAEVDGRWGRYSVLGFDMAFFLSCRRGRLVCRVEDERFAPLMEFDGMNFVEGLRRIMRSLEILPDPQAANLPPITRSLCGYFGFGMAGLFQPKAAEFLPPEDAECVLCLPGTLLLFDHMYNRLAEVSLGEHREVGSGRDPGLCTVPGREEDYEKGGEEYEAAVERIREMLRAGEAIQVVPSMQFSTPFEGDPFSLYRRMRSENASPYMFFMRLPGVTLFGSSPEVMVRCTAGKLLSAPIAGTRRRGRTVDEDEELAADLLADPKERAEHMMLVDLARNDLGSIALPGSVEVERLMMVERFSHVMHLTSRVTAELEEGLDAVDVLSATFPAGTVSGAPKLRAMEIISSMEKVPRGPYGGCIGWLGLDKDGVNLDTGITIRSMWVRNGRLYWQAGSGVVHDSTPALEWKEVCNKSAIMRQACFTPGEFHVPAYR; this is translated from the coding sequence ATGAAAGCCAACACGTTTCCTCTTCGAGTGCGTCAGAGCGTCCGCCGGCTTCCGGCGGATATGGACACGCCCATCAGTCTCTTTCTCGGCATGGCCGGGAAGGGGCACGGCATACTGCTGGAAAGCGCGGAAGTGGACGGACGATGGGGACGCTACAGCGTGCTCGGCTTTGACATGGCGTTTTTTCTCTCCTGCCGCAGGGGGCGGCTCGTCTGCCGCGTGGAGGATGAGCGCTTCGCTCCCCTGATGGAGTTCGACGGCATGAACTTTGTGGAAGGGCTGCGCCGCATCATGCGTTCGCTGGAAATTCTGCCCGATCCGCAGGCCGCGAATCTTCCGCCCATCACCCGTTCGCTGTGCGGTTACTTCGGCTTCGGCATGGCGGGGCTCTTCCAGCCGAAGGCGGCGGAATTTCTTCCGCCCGAGGATGCGGAATGCGTGCTCTGCCTGCCCGGAACGCTTCTTCTTTTCGACCACATGTACAACCGCCTTGCCGAAGTGAGCCTCGGCGAGCACCGCGAGGTGGGCAGCGGGCGCGATCCGGGTCTGTGCACCGTGCCCGGCAGGGAAGAGGACTATGAAAAGGGCGGCGAAGAATACGAGGCCGCGGTGGAGCGCATACGGGAAATGCTGCGTGCGGGCGAAGCCATACAGGTGGTGCCTTCCATGCAGTTCAGCACGCCCTTTGAAGGCGACCCGTTCTCGCTTTACCGGCGCATGCGCAGCGAAAACGCCTCTCCCTACATGTTTTTCATGCGTCTGCCGGGCGTGACGCTCTTCGGTTCCTCGCCGGAAGTCATGGTGCGCTGTACGGCGGGAAAGCTCCTTTCCGCGCCCATAGCCGGAACGCGGCGCCGGGGCAGAACCGTGGATGAGGATGAAGAGCTTGCCGCCGACCTTCTGGCCGATCCCAAGGAAAGGGCGGAACACATGATGCTGGTGGATCTGGCCCGCAACGATCTCGGCAGCATAGCCCTGCCCGGCAGCGTGGAGGTGGAGCGGCTCATGATGGTGGAGCGCTTTTCCCACGTCATGCACCTGACAAGCCGCGTTACCGCGGAGCTGGAAGAAGGGCTGGACGCCGTGGACGTGCTTTCGGCCACCTTCCCGGCGGGCACGGTAAGCGGCGCGCCCAAGCTGCGCGCCATGGAAATCATCTCCTCGATGGAAAAGGTTCCCCGCGGCCCCTACGGCGGATGCATAGGCTGGCTCGGCCTGGACAAGGACGGCGTGAATCTCGATACCGGCATCACCATACGCAGCATGTGGGTCAGAAACGGCCGCCTGTACTGGCAGGCGGGCAGCGGCGTGGTACACGATTCCACCCCCGCTCTGGAATGGAAGGAGGTCTGCAACAAGTCGGCCATCATGCGTCAGGCATGTTTTACCCCGGGAGAATTCCATGTTCCTGCTTATCGATAA
- a CDS encoding prephenate dehydrogenase/arogenate dehydrogenase family protein produces the protein MSERIVIAGCRGRMGAMLMERLGQSPAFSPVGLDLPYEPAAMEEACRGARAVILCIPASAIAGTIEKLLPFMEPSTILSDITSVKELPMRHMERLWDGPVVGTHPLFGPVPAPDLELRVTIVPGRNSSEEDVAFMEQVFRSFSCVTFRATAEEHDMAEARIQGMNFITSAVYFAMTAEDPALLPYITPSFLRRMNSTEKQLMEDGALFTWLFEANPHSQAMVRQYRNLLSLAAAGDVDLILHKAQWWWKEGEEKRKIHEEARKVALQSARAGLKKGKK, from the coding sequence ATGAGCGAACGCATCGTCATCGCAGGCTGCCGCGGCCGCATGGGGGCCATGCTCATGGAAAGGCTCGGGCAGAGTCCGGCCTTTTCTCCCGTGGGGCTGGATCTTCCCTATGAGCCTGCGGCCATGGAGGAAGCCTGCCGGGGAGCGCGCGCCGTCATTTTGTGCATCCCCGCCTCGGCCATTGCCGGAACCATAGAAAAGCTCCTGCCCTTCATGGAGCCTTCCACCATTCTTTCCGACATCACCTCGGTGAAGGAACTGCCCATGCGGCACATGGAACGGCTGTGGGACGGCCCCGTGGTGGGCACGCACCCGCTTTTCGGCCCCGTGCCCGCGCCGGATCTGGAACTGCGCGTGACCATAGTGCCGGGCAGGAACTCCTCGGAAGAGGACGTCGCCTTCATGGAACAGGTGTTCCGCAGCTTTTCCTGCGTCACCTTCCGTGCCACGGCGGAAGAGCACGACATGGCGGAAGCCAGGATACAGGGCATGAATTTCATTACAAGCGCGGTGTACTTCGCCATGACGGCGGAAGACCCCGCGCTTCTTCCGTATATTACCCCCTCCTTTCTGCGCCGCATGAATTCCACGGAAAAGCAGCTCATGGAAGACGGCGCGCTTTTCACCTGGCTTTTTGAGGCCAACCCGCACAGTCAGGCCATGGTGCGCCAGTACCGCAACCTGCTTTCCCTTGCCGCCGCGGGCGACGTGGATCTCATCCTGCACAAGGCCCAGTGGTGGTGGAAGGAAGGAGAGGAAAAAAGAAAAATACACGAGGAAGCCCGCAAGGTGGCCCTCCAGTCGGCCCGGGCAGGGCTGAAAAAAGGAAAGAAGTGA
- a CDS encoding 2-amino-3,7-dideoxy-D-threo-hept-6-ulosonate synthase, with the protein MELGTKKRLSRIFNPETKRAIVVPMDHGMTIGAPDGLVDIRKAVDDMNEGGANAVLMHKGLIRASGCADANADLGLIMHITASTALSPNGNTKVLSGTVEEAIRLGADAVSIHLNLGDPNEKEMLYTAGVIADHCNRWGMPLLMMLYGRGGLIRDSFAVDIVAHCARVGAELGADIVKVSYTGSPETFQKVTECCCAPVLIAGGERIDSTRKLLQMVHDSLLAGGAGLSIGRNVFEHPRRVDLMRAMNAIVHSGASVDDAMAIVGEDK; encoded by the coding sequence ATGGAACTCGGCACCAAGAAAAGACTGTCCCGCATTTTCAATCCCGAAACCAAACGCGCCATCGTAGTTCCCATGGATCACGGCATGACCATCGGCGCGCCCGACGGGCTGGTGGACATCCGCAAGGCCGTGGACGACATGAATGAAGGCGGAGCCAACGCCGTGCTCATGCACAAGGGCCTCATCCGCGCTTCCGGCTGTGCCGATGCCAACGCCGACCTCGGGCTCATCATGCACATCACCGCATCCACGGCGCTTTCGCCCAACGGCAACACCAAGGTGCTCTCGGGCACGGTGGAAGAGGCCATACGCCTCGGCGCCGACGCCGTTTCCATCCATCTCAACCTCGGCGACCCCAACGAAAAGGAAATGCTCTACACCGCGGGCGTCATCGCCGATCACTGCAACCGCTGGGGCATGCCCCTTCTCATGATGCTCTACGGCCGCGGCGGCCTCATCCGCGACAGCTTCGCCGTGGACATCGTGGCCCACTGCGCCCGCGTGGGTGCGGAACTCGGTGCCGACATCGTGAAGGTTTCCTACACCGGCAGCCCGGAAACCTTCCAGAAGGTCACCGAATGCTGCTGCGCGCCCGTGCTCATTGCCGGCGGCGAACGCATCGACTCCACGCGCAAGCTTCTGCAGATGGTGCACGACTCCCTGCTCGCGGGCGGCGCGGGCCTTTCCATCGGCCGCAACGTGTTCGAGCATCCCCGCCGCGTGGATCTCATGCGCGCCATGAACGCCATCGTGCATTCCGGCGCTTCCGTGGACGACGCCATGGCCATCGTGGGCGAAGACAAATAA
- a CDS encoding 3-dehydroquinate synthase II family protein, whose protein sequence is MMNIYFKSVPFSKSDVTLALESGVDGVIVPADKVESVSQLSRTAVIAEEDMPSRSMSTKADEEAIRDELLAGTQAVLARGWEIIPVENLLAQCPHVVAEAGNLEEAVLAAGILQRGVQGIVVLPEAIGDLKDIVSRCKTSREHEELQEAVITRVEPAGLGHRVCIDTMSMLHRGQGMLVGNSSAFTFLVHAETEHNEYVASRPFRVNAGAVHAYIRLPNDTTTYLSEVEAGREMLVVDHTGATTLAVAGRVKIEVRPMLLVEAVCGDKKGAVFLQNAETIRLTAPDGTPVSVVSLKPGDKVLCRTDEAGRHFGMRIKEDIQEK, encoded by the coding sequence ATCATGAACATTTACTTCAAAAGCGTGCCCTTCAGCAAAAGCGACGTGACCCTCGCCCTGGAATCCGGCGTGGACGGCGTCATCGTCCCCGCCGACAAGGTGGAATCCGTCTCCCAGCTTTCCCGCACCGCGGTCATCGCGGAAGAGGACATGCCCTCCCGTTCCATGTCCACCAAGGCCGACGAGGAAGCCATACGCGACGAACTTCTCGCCGGCACGCAGGCGGTGCTCGCCCGCGGATGGGAAATCATCCCCGTGGAGAACCTGCTCGCCCAGTGCCCCCATGTCGTTGCCGAAGCGGGCAATCTTGAGGAAGCCGTGCTTGCGGCGGGTATTCTTCAGCGCGGGGTGCAGGGCATCGTGGTGCTGCCCGAGGCCATAGGCGACCTCAAGGACATCGTTTCCCGCTGCAAGACGAGCCGGGAACACGAAGAACTTCAGGAAGCCGTGATCACCCGCGTGGAACCCGCCGGACTCGGGCACCGCGTATGCATCGACACCATGTCCATGCTGCACCGCGGTCAGGGCATGCTGGTGGGCAATTCCAGCGCCTTCACCTTCCTTGTGCATGCGGAAACGGAGCACAACGAATATGTGGCCTCCCGTCCCTTCCGGGTGAATGCCGGGGCCGTGCATGCCTACATCCGCCTTCCCAATGATACGACGACCTACCTTTCCGAAGTGGAGGCGGGCCGGGAAATGCTGGTGGTGGATCATACCGGAGCCACGACTCTGGCCGTTGCCGGAAGAGTGAAGATAGAAGTGCGGCCCATGCTTCTGGTGGAAGCCGTATGCGGCGACAAAAAGGGCGCGGTCTTCCTGCAGAATGCGGAAACCATACGCCTTACCGCGCCGGACGGAACCCCTGTGAGCGTGGTGAGCCTGAAGCCGGGCGACAAGGTGCTCTGCCGTACCGATGAAGCAGGGCGGCACTTCGGCATGCGCATCAAAGAAGACATTCAGGAGAAATAG
- the pheA gene encoding prephenate dehydratase — MAEPFQIPGLAKLREEIDEVDSALLTLLNRRAGLSLAVGQAKRQVGGRVFDPARETLLLERLAGRNEGPLKAEHVTSIWRAILSASRSLQKNCSVAYLGPEGTFSYFAAVDFMGEAMEFTPCRDFNEIFRGIMLKQFDFGVIPLENSIHGTIAQSFDLFSEYNVTIQAEFYSRISNSLLSREREPEQVKTVYSHPQPLGQCAAWLRTHLPQARLVSVDSTAAAAWKASTEEGAASIGHRSMAEKLGMNCLACDIQDDASNWTRFVLVSAGENSAVPRRAPADAPFKSSLLFTVPNRAGTLASVLNVFTRHGVNMTKLESRPLKGAACWDYIFFADVECDLSSPECTELVNDLRAGCSFVRVLGCYPEGPRLDSTANTTGF; from the coding sequence ATGGCGGAGCCTTTCCAGATACCCGGTCTTGCAAAACTGCGCGAGGAAATCGACGAGGTGGACTCCGCGCTTCTCACACTGCTGAACCGGCGCGCGGGGCTCAGCCTCGCCGTAGGTCAGGCAAAAAGGCAGGTCGGGGGCAGGGTGTTCGACCCTGCGCGGGAAACACTGCTTCTGGAAAGGCTCGCCGGACGCAACGAAGGGCCTTTGAAGGCGGAACACGTCACCTCCATCTGGCGTGCCATTCTCTCCGCCTCCCGCTCTCTGCAGAAGAACTGCTCCGTGGCCTATCTCGGGCCGGAGGGCACGTTCTCCTACTTTGCCGCCGTGGATTTCATGGGAGAAGCCATGGAATTCACGCCCTGCCGCGACTTCAACGAAATATTCCGCGGCATCATGCTGAAGCAGTTCGACTTCGGCGTGATTCCGCTGGAAAACTCCATACACGGAACCATAGCCCAGAGCTTCGACCTGTTCTCCGAGTACAACGTCACCATTCAGGCCGAGTTCTATTCCCGCATTTCCAACAGCCTGCTCAGCCGGGAAAGGGAGCCTGAACAGGTGAAAACCGTGTACTCCCATCCCCAGCCGCTGGGCCAGTGCGCCGCATGGCTGCGCACGCACCTTCCGCAGGCGCGGCTTGTTTCCGTGGATTCCACGGCGGCCGCCGCATGGAAGGCCTCCACCGAGGAGGGCGCGGCCTCCATAGGCCACCGCAGCATGGCGGAAAAGCTCGGCATGAACTGCCTTGCCTGCGACATTCAGGACGACGCCTCCAACTGGACGCGCTTCGTGCTCGTTTCCGCGGGTGAAAATTCCGCCGTGCCCCGCCGTGCCCCGGCGGACGCGCCGTTCAAGTCCTCCCTGCTCTTCACCGTACCCAACAGGGCCGGAACCCTCGCTTCGGTGCTCAACGTGTTCACCCGTCACGGGGTGAACATGACCAAGCTCGAATCGCGCCCCCTGAAGGGCGCCGCCTGCTGGGACTACATCTTCTTCGCCGATGTGGAATGCGACCTTTCCTCCCCGGAATGCACGGAGCTCGTCAACGATCTTCGCGCAGGCTGCTCCTTCGTGCGCGTGCTGGGCTGCTACCCCGAAGGGCCCCGTCTCGATTCCACCGCAAACACCACAGGATTCTGA